In the genome of Streptomyces racemochromogenes, one region contains:
- a CDS encoding TetR/AcrR family transcriptional regulator: MARAKSEERRGEIVRAAVEVIAERGYRGASLGSVAERVGLTQQGLLHYFPTKEALLVAVLEERDRWDTGGGSRAAAGTWRLDLLESLVEYNAMRPGIVQTFSALLGESVTDGHPARDFFTDRYAQVRAEMGALLRAEFGDRLPSGLTPEQAAPLLTAVMDGLQYQWLLAPESVDMPAAFRSFITLLRGPGA, from the coding sequence ATGGCCAGGGCGAAGAGCGAGGAGCGGCGCGGCGAGATCGTCCGCGCGGCGGTCGAGGTGATCGCCGAGCGCGGCTACCGGGGCGCCTCCCTGGGCTCCGTCGCCGAACGCGTCGGTCTCACCCAGCAGGGGCTGCTGCACTACTTCCCCACCAAGGAGGCCCTGCTCGTCGCCGTCCTGGAGGAACGCGACCGCTGGGACACCGGGGGCGGCTCGCGCGCCGCCGCCGGCACCTGGCGCCTGGACCTGCTGGAATCGCTGGTCGAGTACAACGCCATGCGCCCCGGCATCGTGCAGACCTTCTCGGCCCTGCTCGGCGAGAGCGTCACCGACGGGCACCCGGCCCGCGACTTCTTCACCGACCGGTACGCGCAGGTGCGCGCGGAGATGGGCGCGCTGCTGCGCGCCGAGTTCGGCGACCGGCTGCCCTCCGGCCTCACCCCGGAGCAGGCCGCTCCGCTGCTGACGGCGGTGATGGACGGCCTCCAGTACCAGTGGCTGCTCGCCCCGGAATCGGTGGACATGCCCGCCGCGTTCCGCTCGTTCATCACCCTCCTGAGGGGCCCCGGCGCATAG
- a CDS encoding DUF3145 domain-containing protein, translating into MTTRGVLYVHSAPRALCPHVEWAVAGVLGVRVNLDWIRQPASPGTWRAEFSWQAEAGTASKLASALRGWHLLRFEVTAEPCPTAEGERYSSTPELGIYHAVTGMHGDILIPEDRLRAALARSTRGETDLEAEIAKLLGKPWDDELEPFRYAGEGAPVRWLHQVV; encoded by the coding sequence GTGACGACACGTGGAGTTCTGTACGTGCATTCCGCACCGCGTGCGCTCTGCCCGCACGTGGAATGGGCCGTTGCGGGCGTGCTCGGGGTGCGGGTGAACCTCGACTGGATCAGGCAGCCCGCCTCCCCCGGTACCTGGAGAGCCGAGTTCTCCTGGCAGGCCGAGGCGGGTACCGCCTCGAAACTCGCCTCCGCCCTGCGCGGCTGGCACCTGCTCCGCTTCGAGGTGACCGCCGAACCCTGCCCCACCGCCGAGGGCGAGCGCTACAGCTCCACCCCGGAGCTGGGCATCTACCACGCCGTCACCGGCATGCACGGTGACATCCTGATCCCCGAGGACCGGCTGCGCGCGGCGCTGGCCCGGTCCACGCGCGGCGAGACCGACCTGGAAGCGGAGATCGCCAAACTGCTCGGCAAGCCCTGGGACGACGAACTGGAGCCCTTCCGCTACGCGGGCGAGGGCGCCCCGGTCCGCTGGCTCCACCAGGTCGTCTAG
- the fabF gene encoding beta-ketoacyl-ACP synthase II produces the protein MSPTNRTVVVTGIGATTPLGGDSASTWEGLLAGRSGVSPLEGERFAELPVRIAAQAAVDPGEVLPRPLARKLDRSAQFALIAAREAWADAGYTAPAGEDEAVVPERLGTVIASGIGGVTTLLDQYDVLKEKGVRRVSPHTVPMLMPNGPSANVGLEVNARAGVHTPVSACASGAEAIGYAVEMIRTGRADVVVAGGTEAAIHPLPIAAFANMMAMSKNNESPTTASRPYDKGRDGFVLGEGAGVVVLESAEHAAKRGARVYCEVLGQGLSADSHHIAQPEPTGRGVAAALQNLLDNTQLDPSELVHVNAHATSTPQGDTAEVKALRKVLGDDLDHIAISATKSMTGHLLGGAGGIETVATVLALYHRIAPPTINVDELDDDIDADIVLGEPRKLPVDGPISAINNSFGFGGHNVSLAFRTV, from the coding sequence GTGAGCCCGACCAATCGCACCGTGGTCGTCACCGGTATCGGCGCAACCACTCCGCTGGGTGGCGACAGCGCTTCGACCTGGGAAGGTCTGCTCGCCGGCCGGTCCGGCGTCTCGCCCCTGGAGGGCGAGCGCTTCGCCGAACTGCCGGTCCGCATCGCCGCCCAGGCCGCTGTGGACCCGGGTGAGGTACTCCCCCGCCCGCTGGCCCGCAAGCTCGACCGCTCGGCGCAGTTCGCCCTCATCGCGGCCCGCGAGGCCTGGGCCGACGCGGGTTACACCGCCCCGGCCGGCGAGGACGAAGCCGTCGTCCCCGAGCGCCTGGGCACCGTGATCGCCTCCGGCATCGGCGGTGTCACCACCCTGCTCGACCAGTACGACGTACTGAAGGAGAAGGGTGTGCGCCGGGTCTCCCCGCACACCGTTCCCATGCTCATGCCGAACGGCCCCTCGGCCAACGTCGGCCTCGAGGTCAACGCCCGCGCCGGTGTGCACACCCCGGTCAGCGCGTGCGCTTCGGGCGCCGAGGCCATCGGCTACGCCGTCGAGATGATCCGTACCGGGCGTGCCGACGTGGTCGTCGCCGGCGGTACCGAGGCGGCGATCCACCCGCTGCCGATCGCGGCGTTCGCCAACATGATGGCGATGTCCAAGAACAACGAGAGCCCCACCACGGCCTCCCGCCCGTACGACAAGGGCCGCGACGGCTTCGTCCTCGGCGAGGGTGCCGGCGTCGTGGTGCTGGAGTCCGCCGAGCACGCGGCCAAGCGCGGCGCCCGCGTCTACTGCGAGGTGCTGGGCCAGGGCCTGTCCGCGGACAGCCACCACATCGCGCAGCCGGAGCCGACGGGCCGCGGTGTCGCCGCCGCCCTGCAGAACCTGCTCGACAACACGCAGCTGGACCCGTCCGAGCTGGTCCACGTCAACGCGCACGCCACGTCCACCCCGCAGGGGGACACGGCCGAGGTGAAGGCCCTGCGCAAGGTCCTGGGCGACGACCTCGACCACATCGCGATCTCCGCGACCAAGTCGATGACCGGTCACCTGCTGGGCGGCGCGGGCGGCATCGAGACCGTCGCGACCGTGCTGGCGCTGTACCACCGGATCGCCCCGCCGACGATCAACGTCGACGAGCTGGACGACGACATCGACGCGGACATCGTGCTCGGCGAGCCGCGCAAGCTGCCCGTCGACGGCCCGATCTCCGCGATCAACAACTCCTTCGGCTTCGGCGGCCACAACGTGAGCCTCGCGTTCCGCACCGTCTGA
- a CDS encoding helix-turn-helix domain-containing protein — translation MAVVRRPGADHCGIAAAMAVIDGKWKVSLLWELERGPRRRFGELRRLVPGVSEKVLAAQLRELETDGIVHREVYDEVPPRVEYSLTPLGEELNGALEALGEWGAKHLLPDAAGGRLPERAGPA, via the coding sequence ATGGCGGTGGTACGGAGGCCGGGGGCGGATCACTGCGGGATCGCCGCGGCGATGGCGGTGATCGACGGCAAGTGGAAGGTCTCCCTCTTGTGGGAGCTGGAGCGTGGTCCGCGCCGCCGCTTCGGCGAGCTGCGCCGGCTGGTCCCGGGGGTGTCGGAGAAGGTGCTCGCGGCGCAGCTGCGCGAGCTGGAGACCGACGGCATAGTCCACCGCGAGGTGTACGACGAGGTCCCGCCGCGCGTGGAGTACTCCCTGACCCCGCTCGGCGAGGAGCTGAACGGGGCCCTGGAGGCGCTGGGGGAGTGGGGCGCGAAGCACCTCCTGCCGGACGCGGCCGGGGGCCGTCTTCCGGAGCGTGCCGGGCCCGCCTAG
- a CDS encoding NAD(P)-binding domain-containing protein, translating into MTDTHVTNRPLTLLGLGDMGTALARTWLAAGHPLTVWNRTAAKADALAAEGAAVAASPAEAVAANTLVVLCLLDDASVGATLDGIDLTGKDLVNLTTGTPAEGRARAAWAEARGARFLDSGIMATPAMIGVPEAGGYVFHSGCRALFDAHRATLEVPAGARFVGEDPGHAALHDVALLSAMYGLFAGVSHAYALIEGEEIAPGSLAPLLSEWLGAMGFFVGNAADRLACRDFTTGVVSNLAMQVAGSGTLLRASAEQGVSAELVRPYLDLMRERLEADPAAHAGEDTTGAITLLRRR; encoded by the coding sequence ATGACCGACACACACGTGACGAACCGTCCGCTCACCCTGCTCGGCCTCGGCGACATGGGCACCGCCCTGGCCCGCACCTGGCTCGCCGCCGGGCACCCCCTGACCGTCTGGAACCGCACCGCCGCCAAGGCCGACGCCCTGGCCGCCGAGGGCGCCGCCGTCGCCGCGAGCCCCGCCGAGGCCGTCGCCGCGAACACCCTCGTCGTGCTCTGCCTGCTCGACGACGCCAGCGTCGGGGCCACCCTCGACGGCATCGACCTCACCGGCAAGGACCTGGTCAACCTCACCACCGGCACCCCCGCCGAGGGCCGCGCACGGGCCGCCTGGGCCGAGGCCCGCGGAGCCCGTTTCCTGGACTCCGGGATCATGGCCACGCCCGCGATGATCGGCGTCCCCGAAGCCGGCGGGTACGTCTTCCACAGCGGTTGCCGCGCCCTCTTCGACGCCCACCGGGCCACCCTCGAGGTCCCGGCGGGGGCCCGCTTCGTCGGCGAGGACCCCGGGCACGCGGCCCTGCACGACGTGGCGCTGCTCAGCGCGATGTACGGGCTGTTCGCGGGGGTCTCGCACGCCTACGCGCTGATCGAGGGCGAGGAGATCGCCCCCGGGTCCCTGGCGCCGCTGCTGTCGGAGTGGCTGGGCGCGATGGGCTTCTTCGTCGGCAACGCCGCCGACCGGCTGGCCTGCCGGGACTTCACCACCGGGGTGGTGTCCAACCTGGCCATGCAGGTCGCCGGCAGCGGCACCCTGCTGCGCGCCTCCGCCGAGCAGGGGGTCAGCGCCGAGCTGGTCCGCCCGTACCTGGACCTGATGCGCGAGCGCCTGGAGGCCGACCCGGCGGCCCACGCGGGCGAGGACACCACCGGGGCGATCACCCTGCTGCGGCGCCGGTAG
- a CDS encoding SGNH/GDSL hydrolase family protein: MRTTAVRRRARRTSAGLAVALLAATVTGCDSTAPPAGGDRGAQAAPRWNTAPASVAAVGDSITRGFDACSVLADCPEVSWATGSDPAVRSLAARLLGDAEVPARSWNYAVTGSRMADLPGQVATAAQHKPGLVTVMVGSNDACRPTPSSMTPVAEFRADFERALKELRGASPQSQVYVSSVPDLQRLWQQGKDDPLVRQVWKLGICQSMLAEPLSAEAGATARREKVRARVVEYNEVLREVCAADALCRYDGGAVFQYPFGAEQLSHWDWFHPGRDGQARLAELAHRQVTAAAPPR, translated from the coding sequence ATGCGCACCACCGCCGTCCGCCGTCGCGCACGCCGGACGTCCGCGGGCCTGGCGGTGGCCCTCCTGGCCGCGACGGTCACGGGCTGTGACTCCACCGCCCCGCCGGCCGGGGGTGACCGGGGCGCGCAGGCCGCGCCCCGCTGGAACACCGCGCCCGCCTCGGTCGCCGCCGTCGGCGACTCCATCACCCGTGGTTTCGACGCCTGTTCCGTACTGGCCGACTGCCCGGAGGTCTCCTGGGCCACCGGCAGCGATCCCGCCGTGCGCTCGCTGGCCGCCCGGCTGCTGGGCGACGCCGAGGTGCCCGCGCGGAGCTGGAACTACGCGGTGACCGGCTCGCGCATGGCGGACCTACCGGGGCAGGTGGCCACGGCCGCGCAGCACAAGCCCGGCCTGGTCACGGTCATGGTGGGCTCGAACGACGCCTGCCGGCCCACGCCTTCGTCGATGACCCCGGTGGCCGAGTTCCGCGCCGATTTCGAGCGCGCCCTGAAGGAACTGCGGGGCGCGTCGCCGCAGTCCCAGGTGTACGTGTCCTCCGTGCCGGACCTCCAGCGGCTGTGGCAGCAGGGCAAGGACGACCCGCTCGTCCGGCAGGTCTGGAAGCTGGGGATCTGTCAGTCCATGCTGGCCGAACCGCTGTCGGCCGAGGCGGGGGCCACCGCCCGCCGGGAGAAGGTGCGGGCGCGGGTGGTCGAGTACAACGAGGTGCTGCGCGAGGTGTGCGCGGCCGACGCGCTGTGCCGCTACGACGGCGGGGCCGTCTTCCAGTACCCGTTCGGGGCGGAGCAGCTGAGCCACTGGGACTGGTTCCACCCGGGCCGGGACGGGCAGGCGCGGCTCGCCGAACTCGCGCACCGACAGGTGACGGCGGCGGCGCCGCCGCGTTGA
- a CDS encoding acyl carrier protein: MAATQAEIVEGLAEIVNEIAGIPVEDVETDKSFTDDLDVDSLSMVEVVVAAEERFDVKIPDEDVKNLKTVGDAADYILKHQAA, translated from the coding sequence ATGGCCGCCACGCAGGCAGAAATCGTCGAGGGTCTCGCGGAGATCGTCAACGAGATCGCGGGCATCCCGGTCGAGGACGTCGAGACCGACAAGTCCTTCACCGACGACCTGGACGTCGACTCGCTGTCCATGGTCGAGGTCGTCGTCGCCGCCGAAGAGCGCTTCGACGTCAAGATCCCCGACGAGGACGTCAAGAACCTCAAGACGGTCGGCGACGCCGCCGACTACATCCTGAAGCACCAGGCTGCCTGA
- a CDS encoding organic hydroperoxide resistance protein, with product MSITQTDVAYTAVATAENGRDGRVATNDGQLDVVVNPPKELGGSGAGTNPEQLFAAGYSACFQGALSVAARNENLDVTGSTVTAEVGIGKNDEGFGIIVKLTASIPNVDAATAKDLVEKADQICPYSKATRGNITVELNVA from the coding sequence ATGTCCATCACGCAGACCGACGTCGCGTACACGGCCGTCGCCACCGCCGAGAACGGCCGTGACGGCCGCGTCGCCACCAACGACGGCCAGCTCGACGTCGTCGTGAACCCGCCGAAGGAGCTCGGCGGCAGCGGCGCCGGCACCAACCCGGAGCAGCTGTTCGCCGCCGGCTACAGCGCCTGCTTCCAGGGTGCCCTCAGCGTCGCCGCCCGCAACGAGAACCTCGACGTCACGGGCTCCACCGTGACCGCCGAGGTCGGCATCGGCAAGAACGACGAGGGCTTCGGCATCATCGTCAAGCTGACGGCCTCCATCCCGAACGTGGACGCCGCCACGGCCAAGGACCTGGTCGAGAAGGCCGACCAGATCTGCCCGTACTCCAAGGCCACCCGAGGCAACATCACGGTCGAGCTGAACGTCGCCTGA
- a CDS encoding low temperature requirement protein A, whose product MESHEPTGHPAAGAHEQPEKKVAWSELFFDLVLVFAVTQVSALLHHDHGWAGTGRALIVFVPVYWVWVGNTVHANTHDADRPLNRIALFAAGLCGLLMALALPEAFGDRGILLAGAYFCARLVLAALAHGRSRRLRPTPVTLSVLVSGPLMLAGAFLDGGLRVGLWALAAAVDLAAPRLTRSSMVRLNLDSGHLAERFGLFVMIALGESIVAVGAPVATAPDLDTGTLTAVALAFVLVCSLWWVYFHLAAGAVRHGLETAAVRADVARQVLSYGHLSLIASIIAVAVGMAEAVAHPGARLPLGVAALLYGGCALYLATFGYTRWHLFRSWSVTRLAAAAAVLALLPVAALLPSLGALALLTLLVTALNLAELGLVRRQGTLPGGRAEETPRALAS is encoded by the coding sequence ATGGAGTCACACGAGCCGACCGGACACCCGGCGGCCGGGGCGCACGAGCAGCCCGAGAAGAAGGTCGCCTGGTCGGAACTCTTCTTCGACCTGGTGCTCGTCTTCGCCGTCACCCAGGTCTCCGCCCTGCTGCACCACGACCACGGCTGGGCCGGCACCGGCCGCGCCCTGATCGTCTTCGTGCCCGTCTACTGGGTGTGGGTCGGCAACACCGTCCACGCCAACACCCACGACGCGGACCGGCCGCTGAACCGCATCGCGCTCTTCGCCGCCGGGCTGTGCGGCCTGCTGATGGCCCTCGCCCTGCCCGAGGCCTTCGGGGACCGCGGGATCCTCCTCGCCGGCGCCTACTTCTGCGCCCGCCTGGTGCTCGCCGCGCTCGCCCACGGCCGCAGCCGCCGCCTGCGGCCCACCCCCGTGACCCTGTCCGTGCTGGTCAGCGGGCCGCTCATGCTGGCCGGAGCCTTCCTCGACGGTGGGCTCCGCGTCGGACTGTGGGCCCTGGCCGCCGCCGTGGACCTGGCCGCGCCCCGCCTGACCCGCTCCAGCATGGTCCGGCTGAACCTCGACTCGGGCCACCTCGCCGAGCGGTTCGGCCTGTTCGTGATGATCGCGCTCGGCGAATCCATCGTCGCCGTCGGCGCCCCGGTGGCCACCGCCCCCGACCTCGACACGGGCACCCTGACGGCCGTCGCCCTGGCCTTCGTCCTCGTCTGCAGCCTGTGGTGGGTGTACTTCCACCTGGCCGCCGGAGCCGTCCGGCACGGGCTGGAGACCGCCGCCGTACGGGCCGACGTGGCCCGGCAGGTCCTGTCGTACGGCCACCTCTCCCTGATCGCCTCGATCATCGCGGTGGCCGTCGGCATGGCCGAGGCCGTCGCCCACCCCGGGGCCCGGCTGCCGCTCGGCGTCGCCGCCCTGCTGTACGGCGGCTGCGCCCTCTACCTCGCCACCTTCGGGTACACCCGCTGGCACCTGTTCCGCTCCTGGTCGGTGACCCGGCTGGCGGCCGCCGCGGCCGTGCTGGCCCTGCTGCCGGTGGCCGCGCTGCTGCCCTCCCTCGGGGCGCTCGCGCTGCTGACCCTCCTCGTCACCGCCCTCAACCTGGCGGAGCTGGGCCTGGTGCGCCGCCAGGGCACCCTCCCCGGGGGCCGGGCCGAGGAGACCCCGCGGGCCTTGGCATCCTGA
- a CDS encoding glycoside hydrolase family 3 protein: protein MTDADQVRQEGSDEQAREDAVETALGKLDLDTKARLLSGQDMWTLPALPGIGLGSLVMSDGPVGVRGVRWTADDPSIALPSPTALAASWDPDLARRAGQLLAQEARRKGVHVLLAPTVNLHRSPLGGRHFECYSEDPHLTGAIGSGYVNGVQDGGVGTTVKHFVGNDAETERFTVDSVIAPRPLREVYLAPFEAIVKNARPWGVMTAYNRVNGTTMTEHHHLVNEVLRGEWGFDGCNVSDWMAARSTTGDILGGLDVAMPGPQTVYGPALAAAVRAGEVPESAVDTAVRNVLRLAARVGLLEGAPAAVPRPPAPVDGQALARELAARGSVLVRNEAGALPLDAGPGRTVALIGAAARDARVLGGGSATVFPERVLSPLDGLTAALPEGALTFAVGADPSDELVPAGQGFELRAVCRDAAGAVVGEGGLPSGQVQWIGDDLPEGASYETMASIEVTGTYVPRESGEHAFGTRGLGAFTLAVGGRVLWEGVQEMGDEADPFEAFFGAPSERARVLLTAGEPVEVSLTYQVPDLSALPLRAVMFSLLHLGPRRDADELIAEAVEAARDADTAVVVVATTERVESEGFDRRDLALPGRQDDLVRAVAAANPNTVVVVNAGSPVELPWRGEVAAVLLTWFPGQEGGAALADVLLGRAEPGGRLPTTWPAALADAPVTEVVPDGGRLEYHEGLFIGYRAYEARGVEPAYPFGHGLGYTDWAYESLEAGPDRVRVRLTNTGTRPGREVVQVYLAPADDRDGRPASWLAGFAAVEAGPGESVEAEIELPARAFEIWDEQAHAWRRIGGTYEVRASRSHADTRLTATLGL from the coding sequence GTGACCGATGCCGATCAGGTACGCCAAGAAGGCAGCGACGAGCAGGCCCGCGAGGACGCCGTGGAAACCGCGCTGGGCAAGCTGGACCTCGACACCAAGGCCCGCCTGCTGTCCGGCCAGGACATGTGGACCCTGCCCGCCCTCCCCGGCATCGGGCTCGGCTCCCTGGTCATGTCCGACGGCCCCGTCGGGGTCCGCGGCGTGCGCTGGACCGCCGACGACCCCTCGATCGCCCTGCCCTCCCCGACCGCCCTCGCCGCCTCCTGGGACCCGGACCTCGCCCGCCGCGCCGGCCAGCTGCTCGCCCAGGAGGCCCGCCGCAAGGGCGTCCACGTCCTCCTCGCGCCCACCGTCAACCTGCACCGCTCCCCGCTCGGCGGCCGTCACTTCGAGTGCTACTCCGAGGACCCCCACCTCACCGGCGCCATCGGCAGCGGCTACGTCAACGGCGTCCAGGACGGCGGCGTCGGCACCACCGTCAAGCACTTCGTCGGCAACGACGCCGAGACCGAACGCTTCACCGTCGACAGCGTCATCGCCCCCCGCCCGCTGCGCGAGGTCTACCTCGCCCCCTTCGAGGCCATCGTCAAGAACGCCCGCCCCTGGGGCGTCATGACCGCCTACAACCGGGTCAACGGCACGACCATGACCGAGCACCACCACCTGGTGAACGAGGTCCTGCGCGGCGAGTGGGGCTTCGACGGCTGCAACGTCTCCGACTGGATGGCCGCACGCTCCACCACCGGGGACATCCTCGGCGGCCTCGACGTGGCCATGCCCGGCCCGCAGACCGTCTACGGTCCCGCCCTCGCCGCCGCCGTCCGCGCCGGGGAGGTCCCCGAGTCCGCCGTCGACACCGCCGTGCGCAACGTCCTGCGGCTCGCGGCCCGCGTGGGCCTCCTGGAGGGCGCCCCCGCCGCCGTCCCCCGGCCGCCGGCCCCGGTCGACGGGCAGGCACTGGCCCGCGAGCTGGCCGCCCGCGGGTCCGTCCTCGTACGCAACGAAGCCGGCGCCCTCCCGCTGGACGCCGGCCCCGGCCGCACCGTCGCCCTGATCGGCGCCGCCGCCCGCGACGCCCGCGTCCTGGGGGGCGGTTCCGCGACCGTCTTCCCCGAGCGGGTGCTGTCCCCGCTCGACGGGCTCACCGCCGCGCTGCCCGAGGGCGCGCTCACCTTCGCCGTCGGCGCCGACCCGAGCGACGAACTCGTCCCCGCCGGGCAGGGCTTCGAACTGCGCGCCGTCTGCCGTGACGCCGCCGGGGCCGTCGTCGGCGAGGGCGGCCTGCCGAGCGGGCAGGTGCAGTGGATCGGCGACGACCTGCCCGAGGGGGCCTCGTACGAGACGATGGCCTCCATCGAGGTCACCGGTACCTACGTGCCGCGGGAGAGCGGCGAGCACGCCTTCGGCACCCGCGGCCTGGGCGCCTTCACCCTCGCCGTCGGCGGCCGCGTCCTGTGGGAGGGCGTCCAGGAGATGGGCGACGAGGCCGACCCCTTCGAGGCCTTCTTCGGGGCGCCCAGCGAACGTGCCAGGGTCCTCCTCACCGCGGGCGAGCCGGTCGAGGTGTCGCTGACTTACCAGGTGCCCGACCTGAGCGCGCTGCCGCTGCGGGCGGTCATGTTCTCCCTGCTCCACCTGGGGCCGCGGCGCGACGCCGACGAGCTGATCGCCGAGGCGGTGGAGGCAGCGCGCGACGCCGACACGGCCGTCGTGGTCGTCGCCACCACCGAGCGGGTGGAGTCCGAGGGCTTCGACCGGCGGGACCTGGCCCTGCCCGGCCGCCAGGACGACCTGGTGCGGGCCGTCGCCGCCGCCAACCCGAACACCGTGGTCGTCGTCAACGCCGGCTCCCCGGTGGAGCTGCCCTGGCGCGGGGAGGTCGCCGCCGTGCTGCTGACCTGGTTCCCCGGGCAGGAGGGCGGGGCCGCGCTGGCCGACGTACTCCTGGGCCGGGCGGAGCCGGGCGGGCGGCTGCCCACCACCTGGCCCGCCGCGCTCGCCGACGCGCCCGTCACCGAGGTCGTCCCCGACGGGGGGCGGCTGGAGTACCACGAGGGGCTGTTCATCGGCTACCGGGCGTACGAGGCGCGGGGGGTGGAGCCCGCCTACCCGTTCGGGCACGGCCTGGGCTACACCGACTGGGCGTACGAGTCCCTGGAGGCGGGCCCCGACCGGGTGCGGGTCCGGCTCACCAACACCGGGACCCGGCCGGGCCGCGAGGTGGTCCAGGTCTACCTGGCGCCCGCCGACGACCGCGACGGCCGCCCGGCGAGCTGGCTGGCCGGCTTCGCGGCCGTGGAGGCCGGCCCCGGCGAGAGCGTCGAGGCGGAGATCGAGCTGCCCGCCCGGGCCTTCGAGATCTGGGACGAGCAGGCGCACGCCTGGCGCCGGATCGGCGGCACCTACGAAGTCCGCGCGAGCCGCTCGCACGCCGACACCCGGCTGACCGCCACCCTCGGCCTGTGA
- a CDS encoding carbon-nitrogen hydrolase family protein — MKIAAAQLTCIPADVTANCAGAAALADRARERGAELVVFPELTLTGYQLEALAADPGLWLADAEDPRLDGLRSTGIAVAVNAALRTAGPLPALATLVYDADGAHVTTYAKQHLYQHEQGAFAAGTADGRFELGGVRFSLGVCFDNHFPDLAGRAAADGCTVHLASSLYGTGDGIAERATVYPGIAKEHGLYVVLANHVGPAGPWTGCGGAAVWSPDGTLLAEAGADGPDVVTAVVPAA; from the coding sequence ATGAAGATCGCCGCCGCGCAGCTCACCTGCATCCCCGCCGACGTCACCGCCAACTGCGCCGGCGCCGCCGCCCTCGCCGACCGGGCCCGCGAGCGGGGCGCGGAGCTGGTGGTGTTCCCGGAACTCACGCTCACCGGGTACCAGCTGGAGGCCCTCGCCGCCGACCCCGGCCTGTGGCTGGCCGACGCCGAGGACCCCCGCCTGGACGGGCTGCGCTCCACCGGGATCGCCGTGGCGGTCAACGCCGCCCTGCGCACCGCCGGGCCGCTGCCCGCCCTCGCGACCCTGGTGTACGACGCGGACGGCGCGCACGTGACGACGTACGCGAAGCAGCACCTCTACCAGCACGAGCAGGGCGCCTTCGCCGCGGGCACCGCCGACGGCCGCTTCGAGCTCGGCGGCGTCCGCTTCTCGCTGGGGGTCTGCTTCGACAACCACTTCCCGGACCTCGCGGGCCGGGCCGCGGCCGACGGCTGCACGGTGCACCTGGCGAGCTCCCTGTACGGCACGGGCGACGGCATCGCCGAGCGGGCCACCGTGTACCCCGGGATCGCGAAGGAGCACGGCCTGTACGTGGTCCTCGCCAACCACGTCGGCCCGGCGGGCCCCTGGACGGGCTGCGGCGGCGCGGCCGTCTGGTCCCCGGACGGCACCCTCCTCGCCGAGGCGGGCGCCGACGGCCCGGACGTGGTCACGGCCGTCGTCCCCGCGGCCTGA
- a CDS encoding NADP-dependent oxidoreductase: MSQIPAVSREWHLVRRPQGWPVAEDFALREVPVSAEPAPGRILVRNLHMSVDPYMRGRMNEGKSYIPPFELDQPMQGGAVGEVVASAAEGFQAGDHVLHPLGWREYADVDAQHATKVDASLAPLSAYLGVLGMPGLTAYAGLFEVASFKEGDSVFVSGAAGAVGSLVGQFAKIKGASRVIGSAGSDEKVTLLTEKYGFDAAFNYKNAPVAEQLPAAAPGGVDVYFDNVGGDHLEAAISAMNVHGRATLCGAIAGYNDTVPAPGPSNLMMVIGKRLRLQGILVGDHYGLQQQFVKDVAGWLASGELRYDETVVEGVENATEAFLGMLRGENTGKMIVSFSG, encoded by the coding sequence ATGTCTCAGATCCCCGCCGTCAGCCGCGAGTGGCACCTCGTCCGCCGTCCGCAGGGCTGGCCCGTGGCCGAGGACTTCGCCCTGCGCGAGGTGCCCGTCTCCGCCGAGCCCGCCCCCGGCCGGATCCTGGTGCGCAACCTCCACATGTCGGTGGACCCCTACATGCGCGGCCGGATGAACGAGGGCAAGTCCTACATCCCGCCCTTCGAGCTCGACCAGCCGATGCAGGGCGGAGCGGTCGGCGAGGTCGTCGCCTCCGCCGCCGAGGGCTTCCAGGCCGGCGACCACGTCCTGCACCCCCTGGGCTGGCGCGAGTACGCCGACGTGGACGCGCAGCACGCCACCAAGGTCGACGCCTCCCTCGCCCCGCTCTCCGCCTACCTCGGCGTCCTCGGCATGCCGGGCCTGACCGCCTACGCGGGCCTCTTCGAGGTCGCCTCCTTCAAGGAGGGCGACTCCGTCTTCGTCTCCGGCGCGGCGGGCGCGGTCGGCAGCCTCGTCGGCCAGTTCGCGAAGATCAAGGGCGCCTCCCGGGTGATCGGCTCCGCCGGCTCGGACGAGAAGGTGACCCTCCTCACGGAGAAGTACGGCTTCGACGCCGCCTTCAACTACAAGAACGCCCCCGTCGCCGAGCAGCTCCCCGCGGCGGCCCCCGGCGGCGTCGACGTCTACTTCGACAACGTCGGCGGCGACCACCTGGAGGCGGCCATCTCCGCCATGAACGTCCACGGCCGCGCCACCCTCTGCGGCGCCATCGCCGGGTACAACGACACCGTGCCGGCCCCGGGCCCGAGCAACCTCATGATGGTCATCGGCAAGCGGCTGCGCCTCCAGGGCATCCTCGTCGGCGACCACTACGGACTGCAGCAGCAGTTCGTCAAGGACGTGGCCGGATGGCTGGCCTCCGGCGAGCTCCGCTACGACGAGACGGTCGTCGAGGGCGTCGAGAACGCCACCGAGGCCTTCCTCGGAATGCTGCGCGGGGAGAACACCGGAAAGATGATCGTTTCCTTCTCGGGTTAG